In Deinococcus sedimenti, a single genomic region encodes these proteins:
- a CDS encoding YdcF family protein → MTGERWRNVTGGVAVGAGLAVLAAFLGEVRAPAGLLLGLIVAGGVAGAFRPSWVALRVGAGALAVLIAACLVTPVLRGPLASLTLREPPVKADAIVALGAGVHCGSRELEASAVARLTGALALWRAGYAPVVTVSEQSGLIGPHDCPKMSVLETELTRALYGPGGPTLVTLRSVTTTRDEAARVRDLARARGWTRVLLVTSPSHSRRAAALFRAQGVPVISVPTQEWRFDQALTQPSDRLVALRVLLYEGLSRVKAALGGTPER, encoded by the coding sequence ATGACTGGGGAGCGGTGGCGGAACGTGACGGGCGGCGTGGCGGTGGGTGCGGGACTGGCCGTGCTGGCCGCGTTCCTGGGCGAGGTCCGCGCCCCGGCGGGGCTGCTGCTGGGCCTGATCGTGGCGGGCGGGGTGGCCGGGGCGTTCCGGCCCAGCTGGGTGGCCCTGCGGGTCGGGGCGGGCGCGCTGGCGGTGCTGATCGCCGCCTGCCTCGTGACGCCCGTGCTGCGCGGGCCGCTGGCGTCCCTGACCCTGCGCGAACCCCCGGTGAAGGCGGACGCCATCGTGGCGCTCGGGGCGGGCGTTCACTGCGGCAGCCGCGAACTGGAAGCCAGCGCCGTGGCCCGGCTGACCGGCGCGCTGGCCCTGTGGCGCGCCGGGTACGCGCCGGTCGTGACGGTGTCGGAGCAGTCGGGCCTGATCGGGCCGCACGACTGCCCGAAGATGAGCGTGCTGGAGACCGAACTGACCCGCGCGCTGTACGGCCCGGGCGGCCCCACCCTGGTCACGCTGCGCAGCGTCACCACCACCCGCGACGAGGCCGCCCGCGTCCGCGACCTGGCCCGGGCGCGCGGCTGGACACGGGTGCTGCTCGTGACCTCGCCCAGTCACTCGCGCCGCGCCGCCGCACTGTTCCGCGCGCAGGGCGTTCCCGTGATCAGCGTGCCCACCCAGGAGTGGCGCTTCGATCAGGCCCTCACGCAGCCCAGTGACCGCCTGGTTGCCCTGCGCGTCCTGCTGTACGAGGGTCTGTCGCGCGTGAAGGCGGCGCTGGGCGGCACGCCGGAACGCTGA
- a CDS encoding DUF305 domain-containing protein, translated as MNLRRALPFIAVLLAAVAAAFLLVPRLIMPAEDSREVRFVREMIQHHTQAIDMATRIRDTTTDTELRTLALDIMLSQQEQIGQMRGWLTLWGRPWAGDGMTAEHARMMGMATQAEVATISTQREAQAEVTFLQLMTRHHQGALAMVSPALERGVRPEVQALARQIQAAQSAEITLMTRLLKDRGAQPLPAPGGMGDHQH; from the coding sequence GTGAACCTGCGCCGCGCCCTCCCGTTCATTGCCGTCCTGCTCGCCGCCGTAGCCGCCGCGTTCCTGCTCGTGCCCCGGTTGATCATGCCCGCCGAGGACAGCCGCGAGGTGCGCTTCGTACGCGAGATGATTCAGCACCACACCCAGGCGATCGACATGGCCACCCGCATCCGCGACACCACCACAGATACGGAACTCAGGACGCTGGCGCTGGACATCATGCTGAGCCAGCAGGAGCAGATCGGGCAGATGCGCGGCTGGCTGACCCTCTGGGGTCGCCCCTGGGCCGGGGACGGCATGACCGCCGAGCACGCCCGCATGATGGGCATGGCCACCCAGGCCGAGGTGGCGACGATCAGCACCCAGCGGGAAGCTCAGGCCGAGGTGACCTTCCTGCAACTCATGACCCGCCACCACCAGGGCGCCCTGGCCATGGTGTCCCCCGCGCTGGAACGCGGCGTGCGGCCCGAGGTACAGGCCCTCGCCCGGCAGATCCAGGCCGCGCAGAGCGCCGAGATCACCCTGATGACTCGCCTGCTGAAGGACCGGGGGGCGCAACCGTTGCCCGCACCCGGCGGGATGGGCGACCACCAGCACTGA